A single region of the Sciurus carolinensis chromosome 16, mSciCar1.2, whole genome shotgun sequence genome encodes:
- the LOC124966389 gene encoding retinol dehydrogenase 10-like — translation MNIVVEFFVVTFKVLWALVLAAARWLVRPKEKGVAGQVCLITGAGSGLGRLFALEFARRGALLVLWDINTQSNQETAGMVRHIYRDLEAADAAALQAGNGAEEILPHCNLQVFTYTCDVGKRENVYLTAERVRKEVGEVSVLVNNAGVVSGHHLLECPDELIERTMMVNCHAHFWTTKAFLPTMLEINHGHIVTVASSLGLFSTAGVEDYCASKFGVVGFHESLSHELKAAEKDGIKTTLVCPYLVDTGMFRGCRIRKEIEPFLPPLKPDYCVKQAMKAILTDQPMICTPGLMYIVTFMKSILPFEAVVCMYRFLGADKCMYPFIAQRKQATNNNEAKNGI, via the coding sequence ATGAACATCGTAGTGGAGTTCTTCGTGGTCACTTTCAAAGTGCTCTGGGCGTTAGTGCTGGCCGCGGCGCGCTGGCTGGTGCGGCCCAAGGAGAAGGGCGTGGCCGGCCAGGTGTGCCTCATCACGGGCGCCGGCAGCGGCTTGGGCCGCCTTTTCGCTTTGGAGTTCGCCCGGCGCGGGGCGCTGCTGGTGCTCTGGGACATCAACACGCAGAGCAACCAGGAGACGGCGGGCATGGTTCGCCACATCTACCGCGACCTGGAGGCAGCCGATGCCGCCGCGCTGCAAGCTGGGAATGGTGCAGAAGAAATTCTGCCCCACTGTAACTTGCAGGTTTTTACCTACACCTGTGATGTGGGAAAGAGGGAGAATGTCTACTTGACCGCTGAAAGGGTCCGCAAAGAAGTTGGTGAAGTCTCAGTCCTGGTCAATAATGCTGGTGTGGTTTCTGGACATCATCTTCTGGAATGTCCTGATGAGCTCATTGAGAGAACCATGATGGTCAATTGCCATGCACACTTCTGGACCACTAAGGCCTTTCTTCCTACAATGCTGGAGATTAATCATGGTCATATTGTGACAGTTGCAAGTTCCTTGGGATTGTTCAGTACTGCTGGAGTTGAGGATTACTGTGCCAGTAAATTTGGAGTTGTGGGTTTTCATGAATCCCTGAGCCATGAACTAAAGGCTGCTGAAAAGGATGGAATTAAAACAACCTTAGTTTGCCCTTACCTGGTAGACACTGGCATGTTCAGAGGCTGCCGaatcaggaaagaaattgagCCCTTTTTGCCCCCTCTGAAGCCTGATTACTGTGTGAAGCAGGCCATGAAGGCCATCCTCACCGACCAGCCCATGATCTGCACCCCCGGCCTCATGTACATTGTGACCTTCATGAAGAGCATCCTTCCTTTCGAAGCAGTCGTGTGCATGTATCGGTTCCTAGGAGCGGACAAGTGTATGTACCCTTTTATTGCTCAAAGAAAACAAGCCACAAACAATAATGAAGCGAAAAATGGAATCTAA